The following are encoded together in the Clostridium sp. BJN0013 genome:
- the ispG gene encoding flavodoxin-dependent (E)-4-hydroxy-3-methylbut-2-enyl-diphosphate synthase, protein MKRSNTTKIKVGKVVIGGNAPIAVQSMTNTDTKDTKATIEQIHKLEKAGCDIVRCAVPDVDACDALKTILKEVSIPLVADIHFDYKLALKSIENGASALRINPGNIGNIDRVKMVVKSAGERNIPIRIGVNSGSLKKDILNKYGRVCAEALVESALEHVRILEDIGFYNIVISIKSSNVNDMVESYRQISKIVNYPLHLGVTEAGTIWRGTIKSSVGIGTLLMEGIGDTIRVSLTGNPVEEVRVGREILKACGHLKEGIEFISCPTCGRTKIDLIKIAEEVEKKLSNIDKNIKVAVMGCVVNGPGEAKEADIGIAGGMGEGLIFKKGKILRKVKEEDLVEALMEEVKNI, encoded by the coding sequence GTGAAAAGGTCAAACACTACGAAAATAAAAGTAGGAAAGGTGGTTATAGGAGGCAATGCTCCTATAGCTGTGCAGTCTATGACTAACACAGATACAAAGGATACAAAGGCTACTATAGAACAAATACATAAACTAGAGAAGGCGGGATGTGACATAGTAAGGTGTGCAGTGCCAGATGTAGATGCTTGTGATGCTTTAAAGACCATCTTAAAAGAAGTGTCTATACCACTAGTGGCAGATATACACTTTGATTATAAATTAGCTCTTAAATCCATAGAAAATGGGGCTTCAGCCCTTAGAATAAATCCAGGAAATATTGGGAACATAGATAGAGTAAAGATGGTGGTAAAATCAGCAGGAGAGAGGAATATTCCAATTAGAATAGGAGTCAATTCAGGTTCTTTGAAAAAAGATATTTTAAATAAGTATGGCAGGGTGTGTGCTGAAGCACTAGTAGAAAGTGCTTTAGAGCATGTTAGGATATTAGAGGATATAGGATTTTATAACATAGTTATATCTATAAAATCTTCAAATGTAAATGATATGGTAGAAAGTTATAGACAAATATCTAAAATAGTAAATTACCCACTTCATCTTGGAGTAACAGAAGCAGGAACTATATGGAGGGGTACTATAAAGTCCAGTGTAGGTATAGGTACTCTTTTAATGGAGGGAATAGGAGATACTATAAGAGTTTCTCTTACGGGAAATCCTGTAGAAGAAGTTAGAGTAGGCAGAGAAATATTAAAAGCATGCGGACATTTAAAAGAAGGAATAGAATTTATATCCTGTCCTACCTGCGGCAGAACAAAGATTGATTTGATTAAGATAGCTGAGGAAGTAGAAAAGAAACTTTCTAATATAGATAAAAATATAAAAGTAGCTGTTATGGGCTGTGTAGTAAATGGACCGGGAGAGGCAAAAGAAGCGGATATTGGTATAGCTGGAGGTATGGGGGAGGGTCTTATATTTAAAAAAGGAAAAATATTAAGAAAGGTGAAGGAAGAGGATTTAGTAGAGGCACTTATGGAGGAAGTGAAAAATATTTAA
- the rseP gene encoding RIP metalloprotease RseP, translating into MYIIAAIIAFGVLIIIHELGHFILAKLNGVKVEEFSIGMGPKLFGIKGKETEYLIKLLPIGGYVKMLGDEGKSEDPKAFNNKSSARKLSIVAAGPIMNFILGIILFSIIASARGYLSPVVSKTLPGEPAAIAGIKSGDKITKANNSKISTWEDFVTEIYTAGGNSINISYEREGVTNRVNVIPVKDEKENRYIVGIEGTQVTNPTLTQSISYGFIETKSLIKQTFSFFKTLFRGKASMNDVGGPLTIIKISGAAAKAGILSLLAFSAYISIQLAIFNIIPFPALDGGYILLFLFEIITGRKVDDNKVGIINYVGFAILMGLMVLVTVKDIFYPIKF; encoded by the coding sequence TTGTATATAATAGCAGCTATAATAGCTTTTGGTGTATTAATTATAATTCATGAATTAGGACATTTTATATTAGCAAAATTAAATGGAGTAAAAGTAGAGGAATTTTCTATAGGCATGGGACCTAAGCTCTTTGGAATAAAAGGAAAAGAAACTGAGTATCTCATAAAACTTCTCCCTATTGGAGGTTATGTTAAGATGCTTGGGGATGAAGGAAAAAGTGAAGATCCAAAGGCATTTAATAATAAGAGTTCTGCTAGAAAACTTAGTATTGTAGCAGCAGGACCTATAATGAATTTTATACTGGGCATAATATTATTTTCTATTATAGCTTCTGCCAGAGGATACCTATCCCCTGTAGTAAGTAAAACCCTTCCAGGTGAACCTGCAGCTATAGCAGGAATTAAGTCTGGAGATAAAATAACTAAAGCCAATAATTCAAAAATATCAACCTGGGAAGATTTTGTAACAGAAATATATACTGCCGGTGGAAATTCAATTAATATAAGTTATGAGCGTGAAGGGGTGACAAATCGGGTAAATGTAATTCCGGTAAAGGATGAAAAAGAAAATAGGTATATTGTAGGAATCGAAGGTACTCAGGTAACTAATCCTACTCTAACCCAATCTATATCCTATGGATTTATAGAAACTAAATCATTAATAAAACAGACATTTAGCTTTTTTAAGACGCTATTTAGAGGGAAGGCATCTATGAATGATGTAGGTGGACCTTTGACCATAATAAAAATTTCTGGTGCAGCGGCCAAAGCAGGCATATTGAGTTTACTGGCCTTTTCAGCCTATATAAGCATACAGCTTGCTATATTTAATATAATACCCTTTCCCGCTTTAGATGGGGGTTATATACTGTTATTTTTATTTGAAATAATAACAGGTAGGAAAGTAGATGATAACAAGGTAGGAATAATAAACTATGTAGGTTTTGCTATCCTTATGGGTTTAATGGTGTTAGTAACTGTAAAAGATATATTTTATCCTATAAAATTTTAG
- a CDS encoding 1-deoxy-D-xylulose-5-phosphate reductoisomerase gives MKKISILGVTGSIGTQTLDILRKDRENFKLVAVSSHDSVNKLLDIVNEFNPSYVVLTEKNAYLKFKDYCSNKNVNAKILFGIDGLNTIATLPDIDMVVTSVVGMVGLVPTIKAIESGKDIALANKETLVVGGELVIKLAKKNKIKIFPVDSEHSAIFQCIKGNDFQDIERLYLTASGGPFRGKTKEQLLDVTVKEALNHPSWKMGKKLTIDSATLMNKGLEVIEAHFLFDMPYEKIKVVVHPESIVHSMVEYKDGSVMAQLASTDMRLPIQYALNYAERKKALVNRLDFYNMKKLSFEKPDTNTFKPLKLAYEAGKIGGTMPAILNCANEAAVELFLFNKIKFLDISYILEECMNKFTYLNKYTLEDLLNIEIKVKEYVKDRFNK, from the coding sequence ATGAAAAAAATTTCCATACTTGGTGTTACCGGTTCTATAGGCACTCAGACCTTAGACATATTGAGAAAGGATAGGGAAAACTTTAAGCTTGTGGCAGTATCTTCACATGACAGTGTAAATAAACTTTTAGATATAGTGAATGAATTTAATCCTTCCTATGTAGTATTAACTGAAAAAAATGCTTATTTAAAATTTAAGGATTATTGTAGTAATAAAAATGTAAATGCCAAAATATTATTTGGAATAGATGGTTTAAATACCATAGCTACTTTGCCGGATATTGACATGGTAGTTACTTCTGTAGTGGGAATGGTAGGACTGGTTCCTACCATAAAGGCCATAGAATCAGGTAAAGATATAGCATTAGCTAATAAGGAAACACTGGTAGTAGGAGGAGAACTGGTTATAAAATTAGCAAAAAAAAATAAAATAAAAATATTTCCTGTGGATTCTGAGCATAGTGCTATTTTTCAATGTATTAAAGGAAATGATTTTCAGGATATAGAGAGACTGTATCTTACTGCTTCCGGGGGACCCTTTAGAGGAAAGACTAAAGAACAGCTTTTAGATGTTACTGTAAAAGAAGCATTAAATCATCCTAGTTGGAAAATGGGCAAAAAGCTTACCATAGATTCTGCTACTCTTATGAATAAAGGATTGGAAGTTATAGAGGCTCATTTTCTTTTTGATATGCCTTATGAAAAAATAAAAGTAGTAGTTCATCCTGAAAGTATAGTTCACTCTATGGTAGAATATAAAGATGGGAGTGTTATGGCACAACTTGCCAGTACGGATATGAGACTTCCAATACAATATGCATTGAATTATGCTGAAAGAAAGAAAGCTTTAGTAAATAGGTTGGATTTTTACAATATGAAAAAATTAAGTTTTGAAAAACCTGACACAAATACTTTTAAACCTCTTAAATTAGCCTATGAGGCAGGAAAAATTGGAGGTACAATGCCGGCTATATTAAATTGTGCCAATGAAGCAGCAGTAGAATTATTCCTTTTTAACAAAATAAAATTTTTAGATATAAGTTATATATTAGAAGAGTGTATGAATAAATTCACATATTTGAATAAATACACTCTAGAAGATTTGCTCAATATAGAAATAAAAGTGAAGGAATATGTAAAAGATAGATTTAATAAATAA
- a CDS encoding phosphatidate cytidylyltransferase — MNSRYLGAFTLIPFILILFLGGVYLKYGIMIISLIGMYEFYKVIKTKHLNPINIIGYLLCIIYYISLRSEVNYKFLFFTIIISIFMLLCILVMDIEYNFLDIVSTLFGFLYIALFFSTIVLVNKGLYGNYLVWLIVISAWCCDTAAYYTGKFFGKKKLCPRVSPKKTVEGAIGGVIGSTIACSLFGCFAIIMGVPMPLYHYIILGVLCGVFCQFGDLAASSIKRYAKVKDYGNLIPGHGGILDRFDSILFSGVVVYYYLMFVAVIYVY; from the coding sequence GTGAATAGTAGATATTTAGGAGCTTTTACATTAATACCTTTTATTCTTATATTATTTTTAGGAGGCGTTTATTTAAAATATGGTATTATGATAATTTCTCTTATAGGAATGTATGAATTTTATAAAGTAATAAAAACTAAACATTTAAATCCAATAAATATAATAGGATATCTATTATGTATAATTTATTATATAAGTTTAAGATCAGAAGTAAATTATAAATTTTTATTTTTTACTATTATAATATCGATTTTTATGCTTTTGTGTATTCTGGTTATGGATATAGAATATAATTTTTTAGATATAGTCAGCACTTTATTTGGATTTTTATATATAGCCTTATTCTTTAGTACAATAGTTCTGGTAAATAAAGGATTATATGGAAATTATCTAGTGTGGCTCATAGTTATATCTGCGTGGTGCTGCGATACTGCAGCCTATTATACAGGTAAGTTTTTTGGGAAAAAAAAGCTTTGTCCTAGGGTAAGTCCTAAAAAAACTGTGGAAGGTGCTATTGGAGGAGTGATTGGAAGTACCATAGCTTGTAGTTTATTCGGCTGTTTTGCCATTATTATGGGGGTACCTATGCCTTTATACCACTACATAATATTAGGTGTATTGTGTGGCGTATTTTGCCAATTTGGAGATTTAGCTGCTTCTTCAATAAAAAGATATGCAAAAGTAAAAGATTATGGTAATCTAATACCAGGACATGGAGGTATTTTGGATAGATTTGACAGCATACTTTTTTCTGGAGTTGTAGTGTATTATTATTTAATGTTTGTTGCAGTTATTTATGTATATTAA
- a CDS encoding isoprenyl transferase — MLKFFNSRKNKKNEDEKIYIDLNNIPQHIAIIMDGNGRWAKKRNFPRIMGHRAGVEAIRAIVKECSNLKVRYLTLYAFSTENWKRPKEEVNSLMDLLVEYLRKEFKELHDNNVIINYIGNIHKLPPLCEKELITSNKNTKNNTGLTLNLALNYGGRDEIVRAFKLMYEDIELGKISKDNITEDTVSRYLYTKNMPDPDLIIRPSGEQRLSNFLLWQCAYSEFWYSDINWPDFKVWHLHKAIFDYQNRDRRFGTV, encoded by the coding sequence ATGTTAAAGTTTTTTAATTCTCGTAAGAATAAAAAAAATGAAGATGAAAAGATATATATTGATTTAAATAATATTCCACAACATATAGCCATTATAATGGATGGAAATGGAAGATGGGCCAAAAAAAGAAATTTTCCAAGAATTATGGGACATAGAGCAGGAGTGGAGGCCATAAGGGCAATTGTAAAAGAATGTAGTAATCTGAAAGTAAGGTATTTAACTCTATATGCTTTTTCTACAGAAAATTGGAAAAGACCTAAAGAAGAAGTGAATTCTCTCATGGATCTTCTTGTAGAATATTTGAGGAAAGAATTCAAAGAATTACATGATAATAATGTTATAATAAATTACATAGGCAATATACATAAATTACCTCCTTTGTGTGAAAAAGAATTGATTACATCTAATAAAAACACAAAAAATAATACTGGATTAACTTTAAATTTAGCATTAAACTATGGTGGGAGAGATGAAATAGTTAGGGCGTTTAAACTTATGTATGAGGATATAGAACTGGGGAAAATTAGTAAAGATAATATAACTGAAGATACTGTATCTAGGTATTTGTATACAAAAAATATGCCTGATCCTGATCTAATAATAAGACCAAGCGGAGAACAGCGTTTAAGTAATTTTCTTTTATGGCAGTGTGCATATTCTGAGTTTTGGTATTCTGATATAAATTGGCCGGACTTTAAAGTTTGGCACCTTCATAAAGCTATTTTTGATTATCAAAATAGGGATAGGAGATTTGGAACTGTATAG
- the frr gene encoding ribosome recycling factor — MIKDILSKADERMNKTVDILIKELASMKAGRANPAILDKIEVEYYGTMTPISQLAGISIPEARILAIQPWDKSALKSIEKAILKSDLGINPSNDGEIIRLIIPELTEETRKNIVKNIKKTGEDSKVAIRGIRRECNDKFKALKKKSDISEDEIKKGEEQIQKKTDSFIKNIDEILEKKEKEIMSL; from the coding sequence ATGATTAAGGATATTTTAAGTAAGGCAGATGAAAGAATGAATAAGACTGTGGATATTTTAATAAAAGAACTAGCTTCTATGAAAGCGGGCAGAGCTAATCCTGCCATATTGGATAAGATAGAAGTGGAGTATTATGGTACAATGACTCCTATAAGTCAATTGGCAGGTATATCTATTCCAGAGGCTAGAATACTAGCTATACAACCATGGGATAAAAGTGCATTGAAATCCATAGAAAAAGCAATATTGAAATCTGACTTGGGCATAAATCCATCAAATGATGGAGAGATAATAAGACTTATAATACCTGAACTTACAGAGGAAACAAGAAAAAATATAGTTAAGAACATAAAAAAAACCGGTGAAGATTCAAAAGTTGCTATAAGAGGAATAAGGAGAGAATGTAATGACAAATTTAAAGCTTTAAAAAAGAAAAGTGATATTTCTGAGGATGAAATTAAAAAGGGTGAGGAACAAATACAGAAAAAAACTGACAGTTTTATAAAGAATATAGATGAAATACTTGAAAAGAAAGAAAAGGAAATTATGTCATTATAA
- the pyrH gene encoding UMP kinase has product MCNPIYKRVMLKLSGEALSGDIGYGIDFDITKSIAVEIKKLISMRVSVGIVVGGGNIWRGRSGKGMDRTTADYMGMLATCINALALQDSLENLGINTRVQTAIEMKEVAEPFIRRRAMRHLEKNRVVIFAAGTGNPYFSTDTTASLRAAEIEAEIILLAKKVDGVYDKDPHKYSDAKKFDKLTYIEVLEKGLQVMDSTATSLCMDNDIPILVFGLDKPENISKIVLGEKIGTLVCKE; this is encoded by the coding sequence ATGTGTAATCCTATATACAAGAGAGTAATGCTGAAACTTTCAGGAGAAGCTCTTTCAGGGGATATTGGATATGGAATAGATTTCGACATAACAAAAAGTATAGCCGTTGAAATAAAAAAGTTGATATCAATGAGAGTGTCAGTAGGAATTGTGGTTGGCGGAGGAAATATATGGAGAGGAAGAAGTGGCAAGGGGATGGATAGGACAACAGCAGATTATATGGGAATGCTTGCTACATGCATAAATGCTTTGGCACTTCAGGATTCACTTGAAAATCTAGGCATAAATACAAGAGTACAGACAGCTATTGAAATGAAAGAAGTGGCAGAACCTTTTATAAGAAGAAGAGCCATGAGACATTTGGAAAAGAATAGAGTAGTAATATTTGCAGCAGGCACAGGAAACCCTTATTTTTCTACAGATACTACTGCATCCCTTAGAGCAGCAGAAATAGAAGCAGAAATTATATTACTTGCCAAAAAAGTAGACGGTGTTTACGATAAAGATCCTCACAAATATAGTGATGCTAAAAAATTTGACAAGTTAACTTATATTGAAGTACTTGAAAAGGGACTTCAGGTTATGGATTCTACAGCTACATCGCTTTGTATGGATAATGACATACCTATTTTAGTGTTTGGACTTGATAAACCGGAGAATATAAGTAAAATTGTTCTTGGAGAAAAAATTGGTACACTTGTTTGTAAAGAATAG
- the tsf gene encoding translation elongation factor Ts has translation MITAQMVKELRERTGAGMMDCKKALNEAGGDSEKAIEILREKGLAAAAKKSGRIASEGLVKTYVSEDGKVASIVEVNCETDFVAVNADFVNFVDDLARQISLSKSTTVEELNEEKYISDDSKTVKETLVNLISKLGENMAVRRFERLAVSKGLIESYIHGGGRIGVLVKLECERENEILKEVAKDVAMQVAATNPLFLSKDTVDSATLDKEKEIFKVQALNEGKPEKIAEKIIMGRVQKYYKENCLIEQLWVKDSDLTIDKYLKSKSKEVGAPIKISNFIRFEKGEGIEKKEEDFAEEVRKQIEGK, from the coding sequence ATGATAACTGCACAGATGGTAAAGGAACTTAGAGAGAGAACTGGAGCAGGGATGATGGACTGTAAGAAAGCTTTAAATGAAGCAGGGGGAGATTCAGAAAAGGCTATTGAGATATTAAGAGAAAAAGGATTGGCAGCTGCAGCTAAAAAATCTGGCAGAATAGCTTCTGAAGGATTAGTTAAAACATATGTTTCAGAAGATGGAAAAGTTGCTTCTATAGTAGAGGTAAACTGTGAAACGGATTTTGTAGCGGTAAATGCGGATTTTGTAAATTTTGTGGATGATTTAGCAAGACAGATTTCTTTGTCTAAATCCACTACAGTAGAAGAATTAAATGAGGAGAAGTATATATCAGATGATAGTAAAACTGTAAAAGAAACATTAGTAAATTTAATTTCAAAGCTTGGAGAAAATATGGCAGTAAGAAGATTTGAAAGACTGGCTGTTTCAAAGGGTTTAATTGAAAGTTATATACATGGTGGCGGAAGAATAGGAGTTCTTGTTAAACTTGAATGTGAAAGGGAAAATGAAATTCTAAAAGAAGTTGCAAAAGATGTAGCTATGCAGGTTGCTGCGACTAATCCACTGTTTTTAAGTAAGGATACAGTGGATAGTGCTACTTTAGATAAAGAAAAAGAGATATTTAAAGTTCAGGCATTAAATGAAGGTAAACCTGAAAAAATTGCTGAAAAAATAATTATGGGAAGAGTTCAAAAATACTATAAAGAGAATTGTTTAATTGAGCAATTATGGGTAAAAGACTCTGATTTAACTATTGATAAATACTTAAAAAGTAAGTCAAAAGAGGTGGGAGCACCTATAAAAATATCTAATTTTATAAGATTTGAAAAAGGTGAAGGTATAGAGAAAAAAGAAGAAGACTTTGCTGAAGAGGTTAGAAAGCAGATAGAGGGTAAATAG
- the rpsB gene encoding 30S ribosomal protein S2 has protein sequence MSIISMKQLLESGVHFGHQTRRWNPKMASYIFTERNGIYIIDLQKTVKKIEEAYEFVKKIASEGKDILFIGTKKQAQEAIREEAKRSNMHYVNNRWLGGMLTNFLTIKNRIRKLEELEKMEDNGTFEILSKKEVIKLRNEKQKLERNLGGIKAMNAENVGALFVVDPRKEKNAISEAKILGIPVVAIVDTNCDPDEVDYVIPGNDDAIRAVKLITSKVADAVIEGRQGEQLAEE, from the coding sequence ATGTCAATTATTTCAATGAAACAATTATTAGAATCAGGTGTTCATTTTGGTCATCAAACTAGAAGATGGAACCCTAAAATGGCTTCATACATTTTTACTGAAAGAAATGGGATCTATATAATAGACTTACAAAAGACAGTAAAAAAAATTGAAGAAGCTTATGAATTTGTAAAGAAAATTGCATCTGAAGGGAAAGACATATTATTTATAGGTACTAAGAAGCAGGCACAGGAAGCAATTAGAGAAGAGGCAAAGAGAAGCAATATGCATTATGTAAACAATAGATGGCTTGGAGGTATGCTTACTAATTTTCTAACCATAAAGAATAGAATTAGAAAATTGGAAGAATTAGAAAAAATGGAAGATAATGGAACATTCGAGATTCTTTCAAAAAAAGAAGTTATAAAATTAAGAAATGAAAAACAAAAATTAGAGAGAAATTTAGGTGGAATCAAAGCTATGAATGCAGAAAATGTAGGTGCACTGTTCGTAGTTGATCCGAGAAAAGAAAAAAATGCTATTTCAGAAGCTAAAATTTTGGGTATACCAGTAGTTGCTATAGTAGATACAAATTGTGATCCAGATGAAGTGGATTATGTTATACCTGGCAATGATGATGCAATAAGGGCAGTAAAATTAATTACATCTAAAGTAGCAGATGCAGTAATTGAAGGAAGACAAGGAGAACAATTAGCTGAGGAATAG
- the codY gene encoding GTP-sensing pleiotropic transcriptional regulator CodY, which yields MSTLLDKTRKLNKILQKSGVEPVVFDDICKILSEVLGCNVYIISRKGKVLGYNFPDGFECSTVKDNIIGEMRFPEQYNNKLLNSHETLANLSNHGICVFEDGTPCDLDDKITTIVPIIGNRERLGTLLLASFGEKFTDEDLVLGEYSATIVGLEILKSKNDEIEEEARKKAVVQLAIGTLSYSELEAVEHIFNELDGKEGLLVASKIADKVGITRSVIVNALRKFESAGVIESRSLGMKGTHIKILNDKLMDELKKIK from the coding sequence ATGTCAACATTATTAGATAAAACAAGAAAACTCAATAAGATATTACAAAAGTCAGGAGTAGAACCGGTAGTTTTTGATGATATATGTAAAATATTGAGTGAAGTTTTAGGCTGTAATGTCTATATTATAAGCAGAAAAGGAAAAGTGTTGGGATATAATTTTCCAGATGGTTTTGAATGTAGTACAGTAAAAGATAACATAATAGGTGAAATGAGATTTCCAGAACAGTACAATAATAAATTGTTGAATTCTCATGAAACTCTTGCAAACTTATCAAATCATGGAATTTGTGTTTTTGAAGATGGAACTCCTTGTGATTTGGATGATAAAATTACAACTATAGTTCCTATAATAGGAAATAGAGAAAGATTAGGTACTTTATTATTGGCAAGTTTTGGAGAAAAGTTTACAGATGAAGATCTAGTATTGGGAGAATATAGTGCAACTATAGTAGGTCTTGAAATATTAAAGTCTAAAAATGATGAAATTGAAGAAGAAGCTAGAAAAAAAGCTGTAGTTCAATTGGCAATTGGAACTTTATCTTATTCTGAATTAGAAGCTGTGGAACATATATTTAATGAATTAGATGGAAAAGAAGGATTGCTTGTGGCATCCAAAATAGCCGATAAGGTTGGAATAACAAGATCCGTAATAGTTAATGCACTTAGAAAATTTGAAAGTGCAGGAGTAATAGAATCCAGATCCCTTGGAATGAAGGGAACTCATATTAAAATATTAAATGATAAATTGATGGATGAATTAAAAAAGATAAAATAA
- the topA gene encoding type I DNA topoisomerase gives MGQKLVIVESPAKAKTIRKYLGKNYVVEASMGHVRDLPKSQFGVDIDNGYNPKYITIRGKGEILDKLRKQAKKSEKIYLATDPDREGEAISWHLSHVLKLDENEKCRIEFHEITKNAVKNSIKSARAININLVNAQQARRILDRLVGYKISPILWRKVKWGLSAGRVQSVALNMICEREKKILSFVPEEYWTIECMLHKKNETKCFNVRLTTLNKKKIEISNKDEVDKIIKELESGDFIVKSIKNTCKNKNPLPPFITSTLQQDAYKKLNFSTKRTMSIAQQLYEGVDIKGHGTVGLITYMRTDSVRISKEAQQVCRDFIVNQFGKEYVESKPRDFKSKKNIQDAHEAIRPTNVEITPDKAKSDLKPEQYKVYKLIWDRFVASQMASAKIDVTSIDIVNNNYGLKVGGSKIKFCGFMKVYRYITEEEKLDIVLPKLEEGELLLKKSIDGKQHFTQPPARFSEASLVKTLEENGIGRPSTYAPILSTLLDRKYIQREKKTLIPTELGNIVNNIVSEYFKQVVDVEFTAEIESKLDSIEEGKDNWTEVVGKFYEPLKKAIEIAEKEVARITIEDKVTDIKCDKCGRNMVIKHGRFGDFLACPGYPECKNTKPIVEELDVKCPKCGGKILVKKSRKGRKFYGCSSYPDCDFVSWLEPTNEQCPLCHSYMVKKYSKSKGNYLECSNSECKHKEYKELEDNK, from the coding sequence ATGGGACAAAAATTAGTTATAGTTGAATCACCGGCAAAAGCTAAGACAATAAGAAAGTATTTAGGTAAAAATTATGTAGTAGAAGCTTCAATGGGCCATGTTAGAGATCTTCCCAAAAGTCAATTTGGGGTTGATATAGATAATGGGTATAACCCTAAATATATAACTATAAGAGGAAAAGGGGAAATTTTAGATAAACTTAGAAAACAAGCCAAAAAAAGTGAAAAAATATATTTAGCTACAGACCCTGATAGAGAGGGAGAGGCTATTTCATGGCACTTATCTCATGTTCTGAAGTTGGATGAAAATGAAAAGTGTAGAATAGAATTTCATGAAATTACTAAAAATGCTGTAAAAAATTCTATAAAATCTGCCAGAGCAATAAATATAAATCTAGTCAATGCACAGCAGGCAAGAAGAATACTGGATAGGCTAGTGGGATATAAAATAAGTCCAATACTCTGGAGAAAAGTTAAATGGGGATTAAGTGCAGGTAGAGTACAATCTGTGGCACTTAACATGATATGTGAGAGAGAAAAGAAAATACTAAGTTTTGTACCTGAAGAATATTGGACTATAGAATGTATGCTTCATAAGAAAAATGAAACCAAATGTTTTAATGTAAGACTCACCACTTTAAATAAAAAAAAGATTGAAATTTCTAATAAAGATGAAGTGGATAAGATTATTAAGGAACTGGAAAGTGGGGATTTTATTGTAAAATCCATTAAAAATACTTGTAAAAATAAAAATCCTCTCCCTCCATTTATTACAAGTACTCTTCAGCAGGATGCATATAAAAAATTAAATTTTTCAACTAAAAGAACTATGTCCATAGCCCAACAGCTCTATGAAGGAGTGGATATAAAAGGCCATGGTACTGTAGGACTTATAACTTATATGAGAACTGATTCTGTAAGAATTTCTAAAGAAGCTCAACAAGTCTGTAGAGATTTTATAGTGAATCAATTTGGAAAAGAATATGTTGAATCCAAGCCTAGGGATTTTAAAAGTAAGAAAAATATACAAGATGCCCATGAAGCCATAAGACCTACTAATGTAGAGATAACACCAGATAAAGCTAAATCGGACTTAAAACCAGAGCAGTATAAGGTATACAAATTGATATGGGATAGATTTGTGGCCAGCCAAATGGCTTCTGCAAAAATTGATGTTACATCTATAGATATAGTTAATAATAATTATGGATTAAAAGTTGGAGGTTCTAAGATAAAATTTTGTGGTTTTATGAAAGTATATCGGTATATAACAGAGGAAGAAAAATTAGATATAGTCCTACCCAAACTAGAGGAAGGAGAACTTCTCTTAAAAAAATCCATAGATGGAAAACAACATTTTACACAGCCACCAGCTAGATTTTCAGAAGCATCCTTGGTAAAAACTCTTGAAGAAAATGGTATAGGGAGGCCTAGTACCTATGCTCCTATTTTATCTACTCTTTTAGATAGAAAATATATACAAAGGGAAAAGAAAACTTTAATTCCAACAGAACTAGGGAATATAGTAAATAATATAGTTAGTGAATACTTTAAACAGGTAGTAGATGTGGAATTTACTGCTGAAATAGAATCTAAGCTAGATAGCATTGAGGAGGGAAAGGATAACTGGACTGAAGTAGTAGGAAAATTTTATGAACCTTTGAAAAAAGCTATTGAAATAGCAGAAAAAGAAGTTGCCAGAATTACCATAGAAGATAAGGTTACGGATATAAAGTGTGATAAGTGTGGAAGAAATATGGTAATAAAACATGGAAGATTTGGAGATTTCTTAGCATGTCCAGGTTACCCGGAATGTAAAAATACAAAACCTATAGTAGAAGAACTGGATGTTAAGTGTCCTAAATGCGGAGGAAAAATTTTAGTAAAAAAGAGCAGAAAAGGTAGAAAATTTTATGGATGTAGTTCTTATCCAGACTGCGATTTTGTAAGCTGGCTGGAACCTACAAATGAGCAATGTCCTCTATGTCACAGTTATATGGTTAAAAAGTATAGTAAATCAAAAGGAAATTACTTAGAATGTTCTAATTCAGAATGCAAACATAAAGAATACAAGGAGTTAGAAGATAATAAATAA